The Sphaerochaeta globosa str. Buddy region CTTTCCGACGCCGGAATGGATTTCTCAAAGGTATTTGCAGCAACCGCCATTGCATCTGCAATTGCCACTCTGATGATGGCCCTGTTGGCCAACCTGCCGTTCGCCCTCGCCCCCGGCATGGGTCTGAACGCTTTCCTTGCCTATACCGTTGTGTTGGGCATGGGATATACTTGGCAGTTTGCTCTTACCGCAGTATTCGTAGAAGGTATCATCTTCTTGATTCTCACTGCTGTAAACATCCGCGAAGCAATCGTCAACAGCATCCCGGCAAACCTCAAGCGAGCAATCGGTGTTGGTATCGGCCTGTTCATCGCCTTCATCGGCATGCAGAATGCAGGTATCATCGTTGACGGCGCCACACTGGTCAGCCTCAATGCCGATTGGTTCAAGGGAGCTCCCGGTCTTGCCATGATTGGCCTTCTGATCACCGGCGTTCTGCTTGCCTACAAAGTCAACGGCGCACTCTTGATCGGTATCGCCATCACCACCATTATTGGCATTCCTTTTGGAATCACCAAGTACGCCGGTGGTTCGTATATTCCTCCCACACCCTACTTCTTCCCCTTTGAATTTGCCAACATCATGAGCATTGACTTCATCGTCATCATGTTCACCTTCCTCTTTGTTGACATGTTCGACACCGTTGGGACTCTCATCGGCTGTGCAACAAAGGCGGACATGATCCAGAAAGACGGCTCGATCCCCAACTGCAAAGAAGCCCTGTTCGCTGACGCAGTCGGAACCACCGTTGGAGCAATCCTTGGTACCTCCACCGTTACTACCTTCGTCGAATCCTCCGCTGGTGTCGTCGAAGGTGGCCGCACCGGTCTTACCGCTCTTGTTGTAGCAATTCTGTTCGCACTCTCACTGTTCCTCGAACCGTTGTTCGGCTCGATCCCCAGTGCTGCTACCGCCCCTGCCCTGATCATCGTCGGTGTTATGATGATGAGCCCGGTCAAGGAAATTGAATGGAACGAAATGACCGAAGCAATTCCGGCCTTCCTTACCATCATTTTCATGATCGTTGCATACAGCATCGCCGATGGTATCATGTTCGGTATTGTCTCATTCGTGTTGCTCAAGCTGTTGACCAAGAAGAACAATGAAATCCCGAAGATGACTTGGGTTGTATTTGGTTTGTTCGTTCTCAAGATTATTCTCGGCGCTCTCTAAGAGCTTCTGCTCTGTTTTTACTGGACCTCCTTCCAAGGAGGTCCATACTTTTGCCTCTACCCTTCTCGAAATTTCTACGTTACAATACCAAGGCCAAGGAGCAATGCATGCGTACCAACTTAGTCCCCCTCGATACAAAGAAGACGTACCTAGTAACCGGTGCTGCCGGTTTTATCGGGTTTCATTTGACCCAGAGGCTGTTAAGCCAGGGGTGTAGCGTCATCGGGTTTGACAATCTGAACGACTATTACGAGGTGAGCCTTAAGGAAGAACGGCTGCGATTGCTCGCCTGTGACAACTTCTACTTCTATAAGGCTGACCTTGCCGACAAGAAAGCACTGGATGACATCTTTGAGCAGCACGCCATCGACTATGTCATCAACCTTGCCGCCCAGGCGGGAGTACGGTACAGCATCGATAATCCCTATGCATACCTGCAGTCGAACCTGGTTGGTTTTCTCAATATTCTGGAAGCTTGCCGGCACCATACGGTCAAGCATCTGGTCTATGCTTCTTCCTCTTCCGTCTATGGGCTGAACAGTAAAATCCCCTACTCCACCACTGACCAGGTCGACCATCCGGTAAGTCTGTATGCAGCAACGAAGAAATCGAATGAGCTGATGGCCCATGCCTATACCCACCTCTACCAGATTCCTTCAACCGGACTGCGCTTTTTTACCGTCTACGGTCCCTATGGCAGACCCGACATGGCCTACTTCTCCTTTGCCAAGCGCATTATGGAGGGCAAGGGCATCAAGGTGTACAACAACGGTGACATGTGGCGTGATTTTACCTATGTAGACGATATCATTGCCGCCATTGAACGAATCATTCCCAACCCACCCGAACCAAATGAAGCCAAGGATCGATACAAAATCTACAACATCGGCAACAACAAGCCGGTCAGGCTGAGCAGGTTCGTAGAAATCCTTGAAACCTGTTTAGGTAGGGAAGCAACAAAGGAATACCTGCCCATGCAAAGCGGCGATGTATACCAAACGTATGCCGATGTAACTGACTTGATGAAGGACTTTGACTTCAAGCCCGACACCCCGCTGGAAAATGGTCTGGCTTCTTTCGTCAGCTGGTTCAAGAGCTACTACCAGCTCTGATAGCCCAGCCCGACCGAAACAGCGAAGGCTGAACCAGAATAATGCGGCCGATATACAGCATAGGTCGGTGGTGCATCATAAATCACCCGTCCCCATAAGGGGCGCAAGTACTCCAAGCCTAGGGAGAACTGCAGGCCTTCATAGGAAGTCTGGATAAAACGCAGGCCGATACGAAGATGGTCAACCCTGCTCTCATAATTTAGGTACTCCAGGTAGGAAGCGTCATACCCGACACTCACCTCTGCCTCGGTGCCGTCCCCGAAAGGAACCAGAATTGCATTGCCTACTCCGTAGAACCAGCCCAGAGGAACGGAAGAAACATCTTTTTCCACTCCATCAGAGACCAAAGAAAGAGCTTTGGTAAAACCGCCGAAGAAGGTGAAAGCATATACATCATCTACGGTACTCTTGCTGGTAAACAAAATCTCTGCCTCTTTGCCCTCATAGTCTGAACGCGACATACCAATGAGGGTTGTCCCGCTCTTGTTTCGATAGAGCGCCTCCATACTGAGGCCGCTTCCTGCCCAAGCCGAGACAAGGACTATACTGAGATACAGAAGGATCAGTACAATTCTCTTCATAATTAGCTATATACTACGAGAGGGAGTAGGACACAAGAGTCTGACTCTGCTAGACTATGCATATGTACGATGTAATCATCATTGGAGGCGGTGCTGCCGGCCTTTTTGCCAGTGCAAACCTCACAACAACCAATGCGCTTTTGCTCGACCACGCTCAAGAAGTGGGTAAAAAATTGCTGATCACCGGAGGGGGGATGTGCAATCTTACCAATACGCTCCCTGCTGAGGCATTTCTCTCACATTTCGGAAACAAGCAACAACGCAATTTCCTGTTGCCGGCATTACAGAACCTCCCCACGGATTCTGTATACGAATGGTTTGAACAACGTGGGCTTCGCTTGCTCGTCCGTGAGGACGGTAAAGTGTTTCCCCAGAGTCTTGATGCCCACGATGTGCGCGATTTTTTGGTCAGGCATTCCAAGGCACCTATCGTCACAGGAGTTCAGATTGCAGCCATCACCAAGCAGGACGCGGGCTTTCTGATCGAAACAACAAGCGCTACCTATGAAACAAAGAATATTATTTTGGCCACCGGGGGCATGAGTTATCCAAGAACCGGTAGTGATGGCAGTGGCTATGAACTGGCAAAAGCCTTGGGGCACAGCATCGTACCACCAAAGCCGGCTCTGGTCGCCGTCAGCATTGAAACCTACCCCTTCAAGCACCTGGCAGGAAACTCGGTACGTAATGCCTGGGTTTCTTTCTACCACAACACTGAGAGCACAGCCTATGACCAGAGGCAAAAAGACGTCCTGTTCACCCACGACGGGCTTTCAGGACCGGCAATTCTCTGCGCCTCGCGTTTGATTGCCAAGCAGGATCGTATCAAGCTTTCCCTGATCACGGCAGAGAATCACAGCGAGGCCGAACAAGCAGTCCTCAGGGCGTTGAATGCGCCCAAAAAACTTATAGCCAATGCACTGAAGGAAACAGGAATGGTTTCAAGCCTTGCACAAACATTGGTCGAAATGGCAGGCATTGATAAGGAAACCACTACCGCGACACTTGATAAGACAAGGCGAAAAGCACTGGTTCAATTGGCATCCGCCATGGAAATGACGGTATCCAGTACAAAGGGTTTCCAGTCAGCCATGGTCACCTCGGGAGGCGTGGACCTTGCACAAGTCAATCGAAAGACCATGGAGTCGAATCTCACAGAAGGTCTCTTCTTCTGTGGCGAAGTACTCGATTACGATGGAGAAAGCGGGGGCTTCAATATTCAGGCAGCTTTTTCTACTGCCTATCTTGCTGTCAAGCATCTACACAATTAGGAGGAAGCTATGCATTTTGTATGGGCAACAGTGACAGTGGCCGACATGGAAGAAAGTTTGGAATTCTATCAGAAGGTCGTGGGACTTCCCCTTGTAAGGCGGGTCAAGAGCAATGAGTTCACCGAACTGGCCTTTCTGGGTACATCCGAGACCCAGATTGAGTTGGTTCACCGCTCGAATGCAGAACCGCAGCCTATGGGCAAAGGCATCAGCCTTGGGTTTGCCGTCGAGGATCTTGAGGTGATGATACAGACCGTCAAGGACTTGGGTTTGGAACTCTATGAGGGACCGATCGCTCCCAATCCACACGTTCGCTTCTTCTATGTCCTTGATCCCAATGGCTTGAAAATTCAATTCGTCGAGAGGCGCTAACTATACTGCGAGCCGGGATTTCTCCCGGCTCGTAGTGTGTAAACGCTTAAAAGTACTAGCTTATTTGATTCTCTTGGCTGCAGAATCGAGCAGCTCGTCAAGTTTTGCAGAGGGGTTCTGGAACTTGGAGAGGAAAATCATGGAAGCAATGATGTACGGCTTGAAACTGGCTTCCTTGTAGAGGGGAACCAGATAGCGGTCGAACACAGAGGCCTCAACTTCGCCTTCCTTGCAGGAGACGCCGCTGATGTCGGCAGGAAGACAATGCATGTACAAAGCCTTGCCGTCCTTGGTGGTCTTCATCAAATCCTCGGTGCAGGTCCAATCCTTGAACTTGGCGTTGTTGGCAAGACAGCTCTTCTCAAGAGCCTTCAGAGCATCCTGGTCGCCATGCTCGACAATCTTGGTCCTCTCTTCCATAACGGCAAAGGGAGCCCAGCTCTTCGGGTAGACAATATCTGCATCCTTGAATGCCTCAGCCATGGAACCGACTCGCTTGTAGGAACCACCGCTCTTCTTTGCATTCTCTTTGGCAACTTCCTCAACATCAGCCATTACATTGTACCCTTCGGGGTGGGCAAGTACGACATCCATCCCAAAACGGGTGAACAATCCAATGATTCCCTGGGGAACGGAAAGCGGCTTACCGTAGGAGGGGCTGTATGCCCAAGTCATGGCAATCTTCTTGCCCTTCAGATTCTCGACTCCACCGAAATGATTGATGACATGCAGCATGTCAGCCATACTCTGGGTCGGATGATCGATATCGCATTGGAGGTTCACAAGGGTGGGTCTCTGCTCAAGAACGCCATCGTCGTAGCCATCCTGGACAGCCTCGGCAACCGTCTTCATGTAGGTGTGGCCCTTGCCAATGTACATGTCGTCGCGGATACCAATGACGTCGGCCATGAAGCTGACCATGTTGGCCGTCTCGCGGATGGTCTCACCATGGGCGATCTGGCTGGTCTTTTCGTCCAGGTCCTGTACTTCAAGACCCAGCAGGTTGCATGCGCTGGCAAAACTGAAACGTGTTCGGGTGGAGTTATCGCGGAATATTGAGATTCCAAGGCCACTATCAAACACTTTGGTGGAAATATTGTTCTCGCGCATGGCACGCAGAACTTCCGCTACCTGGAACACAGCTGCAATTTCGTCATCAGACTCCTTCCAGGTATGAAAAAAGTCATTGAGATACATGTTGTCGGTTTTGAGGGTCTTAAGCTCCTCAATCATCTGCTTAATAGTGGCTTTGTCCTTCATGTTGTGGAACCTCCATTGGTTTTGTTCATAGAAAAATCCAGACAATGGCACTATACCATGACGGTGTGCCGTTGTCTAGATTTAATGTTGCAGTTTGTTGCAAGAATCCCCTAGATTCTTCCCATCTCCTTCAGGATTTTCTCCGGTGTAAAGGGCCAATTTCGCATCCAGACACCTACTGCATCATGGATTGCGATGGCTATGGCGGGCGCTGCTCCGTTGGTGGCGATTTCACTGATGGATTTGGCTCCATAGGGGCCGGCCTCATCATTGATATCGATCAGGATCGCCTTGAAATCCTCGGGCTTCTCACTGATCATCGGAACACCGTAATCACCAAGCGTGGGATTGAGGCACACACCATTCTCATCCAAAATCATCTGTTCGTAGAGCGTATGACCGATGGACTTGAGAGCCGCACCATACATCTGGCAGAGTGCAAGTTCCGGGTTGATCGGGGTTCCCGCATCCTGCAAGGCGTAGAACTTCTGCACCTTGATTTGTCCTGTACGCACATTGACGGCGACCTGGGCAAAATGTGCTCCATAGGGAATGGAGTTGTGGTTTGTGGTGAAGGAAGCCTTTCCCATCACCTGACCACGCCCGGTACCGGTAAGTGCATCGTGGCTGAGTTTTGCATAGCTGAGCGTCTTGCCCGTCTTGGTGCTATACACCTCACCCGGAGCACGGACGACCAAATCCTCGGCGTTCTCCTGCATTTGGTAGGCAGCCTCATCGAGCAGGTTCTTCTTCAAATCCTGGGCAGCCTTGTATGATGCCCCACCACTGAAGTAGGTTCCACTGGACGCATAGGCACCGGTGTCGAATGTACAACTGTCTGTATCGCCACTGGTTACCGTCACCTTGTCCAGGGGTACGCAGAAAGCCTCGCTGATCATTTTGGCACTGATGGTATCCAATCCGGTTCCAAGGTCTGCACCACCGCTGAAAATCTGGAAGGTCCCGTCGGTCAGAAGCTTGGCCCATGCATTGGAGTGGTCGAGGCCGGGAAGTCCGCTTCCCTGCTGAATCATGGCAAAGCCTTTGCCGATCTTCCAGTCGGGATCGCTCGATTTCTCCTTCTTGCCCCACTGTATCATCCGAGCACCCCTCACCAACGCTTCATCAAGACCGCAGGAACCAACGGGAACAACCGTGCCCTCACGACCTTCACCCAAGCCCTTGAGGATTTCAAGCATGTACCCGGGTTCGACTTTGTTCTTCATGGCCATCTCGTAGTAGTCAACACCCAGTTGGTCGGCAAGCTCTGCCATGCACATCATCAGGGCATAGCTGCCCTTCGGGGCGCCGTAGCCCTGATAGGCACCGGTCGGAGCGATGTTGGTATAGTACGTAATGACATCGAACTTCATGTTGTCGACTTTCAACAGAGGAAGCGTCTTTGAACATGCATTCATCGGGACGGTGAGGCAATGGTTGCCGTAGGGTCCGGTATTTGCACGGACATCCATGTACACTGCAGTAATGGAGCCATCCTTCTTGCCGCCCATCTTCACCGTAACACGCATCGGGTGGCGGGTGGAGTTTGCAATGAACTCCTCCTCCCGGGTATTTCGGTAAAGAACCGGCTTGCCGGTGATCCATGTGGCATACCCAACCAAATCCTCAACCAAGATATCCTGCTTGCTGCCGTATCCGCCACCAACTCGTTCCTTGATGACACGGATCTTGTTCTCGGGAATCTGGCATACCCAGGCTACAATGCGCCGTACATGGTAAGGCACCTGGGTGGAGGCATGCATAACCAATCTGCCACCGTCAATTTTTGCATAGCAAATATGCGGTTCAAGCGGGGTACACTGAATCTGGCTGGTCTGATAGGTTCTTTCCACTACCACGTCAGCTTCCTTGAAACCCTTCTCGACATCACCGATATGCCCATGGGCGGCACTTGCGACGTTGTGATGGATATCCCCATGAAGCGGGAACTGATAGATTACCTTTCCATCCCTCGGGTCGGCTGTCTTGTTGTATTCGTCCAAGTCCTTGGGGGCCCCTGCGCGATACTCAACGATGCCGTTGTGGATCAAGGGGGCACCTTCAGCCATAGCCTGCTCAACCGTCAAGACAGGCTTGAGGACCTCGTACTCCACTTTGATTGCCGACCGTGCGGCACGGGCCTGCTCGTCGGTCTCTGCAACGATGGCGGCAACACGGTCGCCGACATGGCGGACCTTGCGGTTGAAGAGCCTTCGGTCGTGCGGACTGGGCTCAGGATTGCCCTGTCCTGCCTGCATATAGAAAACATCAGGACAATTCTCATGGGTGATGATGGCAATTACGCCTTCCATCTTCTCCGCTTCGCTGGTATCAATCGAGGTTATGTAGGCATGGGCATAGGGACTGCGCAGGACAACCATCGAGTAATATCCAGGAAGCACCCTGTCTTCCACGAAGCAGGGCTCACCACTGACTAGCTGCGGTCCATCCACTTTCCCCTTGGGCTTGCCGATATAGGTCAGCTCATCCCTGAAGGAAGGGGCGATTTCGCTTTTGTAGGAACCGGTCTGCATGCGCTCCACTGCCAGCTTGACAGCCAGATAGTAGTGTTCATAGCCGGTATCACGGATAAAAATGCCACTGAGCACCTCGTCGATCTGTGCCTTGGTGGGATTGCTCTGTCGTTCGAGCAGCCAAGTCAACAGCAAAGCGGCAGCCGGAGCATTATAGGCACTCTGCACCACTCCCGCATCAATAAGGGCCTGCTGAACGACGTTGAGGCTTCTGCTTGTTCCCAAGCCTTCTGCGGTGCGGATAGTCGCACCTTCTGCCTGCGATGCAAGCATGAGGTTGGCATACATCGGAATGTCGTTATAGATAATTGTGTCGCTTCCAGCAAAACCTTCTCGATCATCGCTGTCCCGCACGCTGGTGTACCCCAGACGTACAAGCACTGAACGCAAGTCTTCAGAAGCCTCGCAGGTTGTCGTATGGTTCTTGCCGTTTACCGTAAAGGCAATCTTGTTCATTTCGCGCCTCCTTTCAGGAAATCGGCAAAGAGCTGGCCGATGCCTTCGCTGGCGATATATCGTTTGTATTCTGCGCTGCCGACGCTGTCGTCGATGGCCTTCACTGCATGTTGCACAGCCAGCTGGACATCCGAGCGACTCGTCAACTCTCCGTTTTCGATGGCATTCTCCACATCACTGAGGCGTTGCACTCCACTTCCATGGACAGCGGCAAACACCCGTACATGGTCGATGACTTGCTCACTGTTGAGGGTTGCCCCGAATCCTACATGCACGGCACTGCGATTCTGCACACTGGTTGCATATCGCTTGGAGGCTACAAAGCGCACATCCTTGGAAAGACTTACAGCCAAAAGGAGCGTTCCGCTGAATTGCTGATGATACGTATGATATTCCCTGATGGGAATATTATCTTCGCTGTACGCCCCGCCTTCTGTGAGGTTTGCCGTAAGCAGGCGACAACGTGAGGCAAGCAAAGCAGCACACAAATAGGAGTGATCACTCATCAGTGAAAGATTGCCTCCGATGGTGGCCATATTCCTGCGGGTAAAGGACCCACAGGTCAAGGCAGCATCCTTCAGCCACTGGGGAACCAGATCCGATTCGATGAGTTGCTGAAACGTCACCATGCTGCCGATGCGAATGGTGGAACCTTCATCGGTGATGGTATTCAAATCCAGCTTCGCAAGGCTTATGGCAATCTTTGCCTCTACGCCTGAATTGAGCCGGTTGATCTCCGTCCCTCCGGCATACCATACGCTTTTGGCTTTGTTGCGCTTCAGTCTAAGGGCATCTTCTGTATCCGTTGCAATGAGAAATTCTTGAATCATACGACTTCTCCTCTACCAGCTTGTTCCATCATCCGCTTGCTGATCGCATTCGCTTTCTGTGCAAGCTCCTGTTCGTCATACCCGACCAATTGGCCATGGTCGACTACCACTTTTCCATTGATGATTGTGTAATCTGTATTATGGTTGGTTCCGCAGAACAGCAGACTGGCCACAGGATCGCTCTGGCTTCCTGCATACGGAAGTGTGGACACATCAAAAATTGCCAAGTCGGCAGCCCATCCTTTCTCCAGTCTTCCGACCTTTCCAAAGTTAAGCAACTTGGCACCGTTCTCGCTTGCCATGCTGAAAGCCTGGCTGGCAGTCAGCGCATCAGAGCCATAGCGGACTCTCTGCAGCAGCATGGTCTGGCGAACTTCAGCAAGCATGTCGGAACTGTCGTTGCTTGCACTACCGTCGACGGCAACCGCAACATTGATGCCCATTTCCAACATCTCCTTGACCCGGCAAATGCCGCTGCCAAGTCGCATATTGGAAGAAGGACAGTGTGCGATATGAGTCTTGGTCTGCTGAAGGATTTTCAGCTCCTCATCATTGAAGTGAATACCGTGGGCATACCACACATCCTCTCCGATGAGACCGCACTCCTGCATCAAGGCAACCGGTCTCATGCCATACATCTGTTGGCAGAAGTCCGCTTCATCATAGGTTTCACAGAGGTGGGTATGCAGGCGCACACCATATTGACGTGCCAGCGTGGCAGTGTCTTTCATCAGACTCTTGGTGACACTGAAGGGGCTGCAGGGAGCCAGGGCAATTTTATGCATGGCATCAGGTGCACCATCGTGATAGGTCTTGATGCAACGTTCACTGTCACGCAAAATCTCGTCTTCAGTCTGCACAACACTATCGGGAGGAAGCCCGCCATCTTTCTTGCTCAGGCTCATCGAACCACGGGTGGGGCTGAAACGCATGCCCAGCGTATCGGCAGCTTCAAACTGCAGACCCATCAAGTCACCCTTGAAGGAGCGGGGATATAAATAATGATGATCGGTGGTAAGGGTGCATCCCGTTTTCATCAGCTCGGCCATAGCCAAGAGGGATGAGTGATACACTGCATCCTCATCGACGTATTTCCAAACCTCATAGAGGAACTTCAACCAATCGAAAAGTTTTGCATTCTGAACTGCAGGATGATTGCGGGTAAGTGTTTGGTAAAAATGATGATGGGTGTTCACCAAGCCGGGAATTACCACATGCTTGGAACAATCGATCGTACGCACTTTTCCTGTAGCTTGCAGATTCCCGTTGGGGGCAATCGCCTCTACTTTATTCCCTACGATCAAAAGGTCGGCACCATGATACTGTGGTCCGTCGAACGTGGGTTGGAGGCAATAGATATTTTTCAATAGAAGCGAGGAACTCATGCCTTCGAATCTCCTTTGATGAGCAAGGATCGGCTTTTTCCAATGCTTTGGGAAACGATGGACAGCCGGTCTTGCTGTAACTCGGCTTCGGCATGCGGGCTGTTCCGCAAGGAAGGTGTGGAGAGTAAGGGGTCCCTTCCACTACCTTGGTTCAATCGATGGCACCTCTCGGACAGAGCCCCTTCTGTATCCTAAAGGCGGGGTAATCCTCCATTGCGTATTTTATAATACAACGGAAGAACCCAAGCTTCAAACAGCCACAAGGCAGATGCCCTGTGGCTGAAGTATACCATAACACGCTTACCGATAATACCGGTGTGCTTACTTCTTCTCCAGCGAGTAGGGAAGCATGGCATAGAACGCTGCACAAATCTCCAAATCATCAACTCGGTTGATTTCATTCGGAGCGTGGGCCTGCGATTCATCGCCAGGGCCGAAACCGATGGCAGGGATCTTATGGCGGCCGGTGGTTGCAACCAAGTTGGTTGAGAAAGTCCACTTATCCACCACTGGCTTCTTGCCGAATAAGGCTTCATGACCGGCAACACCAGCTTTCACCAACTGATGATCGGCATCAATCTTCCAAGTCGGGAAGTAGAGCTCTTGGGAGTACTCCTTCTTGGTCCAGCCGATTTTCTCATAGTTGGGCATCTCTACCACAAACGAGGAAGGATCGTCGCCGGTTGCCTTGCTGATGTAATCGCGAACCTGGCTTATGGCCAACTCTGCATCCTCGCCCCAGGTCAAACGGCGGTCGAGATACAGCATGGCATAGTCTGCGACTGCGCACTGGCTGGGTCCCTTGACATCCATCTGGCTGACAGTGATGGTTCCCTTACCGAGGAATTTCTCAGCATCGGGTTGCAGATCCTTGTTCAGTTGTTCTATTGCCAAGGCTGCCTTTGCTGCCTTGTAAGCTGCGCTGACACCGCGTTCGGGAGCGCTGCCATGGCAGGAAATACCCTTGAGAATTACCCGGATCTCCATACGGCCGCGATGGCCACGATACAGTCTGCAGCTGGTGGGTTCGGTGGAAACTACCAAATCGGGGCGGAACTTCTCTTCCTCGATCAGATACTTCCAGCACATGCCGTCGCAATCCTCTTCCATGACGGTGAAGGTAAAATACACTGTATACTCACCACCGTAGCCGAGTTCCTTGAGAATACGTCCGGCTGTGATCATGGAAGCAGCACCACCCTTCTGGTCGCTAGATCCACGGCCCCACACCTTTCCGTCCTTGATCTCACCGCTGAACGGATCGAAATTCCAGTTCTTCAGGTTGCCGACTTCAACGGTGTCGATATGAGCATCAAAGGCGAGTTTCTTCGGACCATTACCCACGCGTCCGATAACTGAACCCAGACCATCAATACGCACTTCATCAAACCCGGCTTCTTCACACAGAGTAACGATAAGGCGGCAAACATCCTCTTCCTGTGAGCTATAGCTCTTAACCTGTACCATCTTCGAGAGATTGAGAGCCGTATAATCACGGTACTCGGCTGCCTTTGCCCTGATCTGTTCGTGAATTGTCATCTTCCATTTCCCCTTTGACCATAGGTCATATCATCATTCTCGCCCGCTCAGGGAGCGATTTTGTCTACTTTTTCCCATACGCGCTTGGCAACCTTGGCTGCCTCGGCGTAGATTCTCGGTACATCGAGGTGAGGAAATTGTCGATTTTCCATCACCAGCTTCCCATTCACCATAACACTCTCAACACAGTTGCTGCTCATTCCCCAGACAAAATGACTTGCAGCATTGCCCGCAACCAAGGGGGTGGGAGCATGGTAATCACAGATGGTCAGATCGGCCTTGTACCCGGATTCAACCTTTCCGAATTTTCCATCAAAATACTTTTCCACCAATCGGTTGCCGCGGTTCAGAGCTGCAACATAATCACTAGGCCACCAAGAGCCTCCCTGATCCTTATGCTTGAAGAAAGCAAGCTTGAGCTCCTCGAACATATTGCCGCCGCAGCCATCGGTACCGATGACCAGGTTCTTTACGTTCTGGATATGCTTGCAGTACCCCACATTGTTGTTCATGTTGCTGCGACCATTGTGGGCAAAGAAACAGTTGTGCTCATTGAGTTTCTGAATCTCTTTCTCATTGAGATGCAGCCCGTGTACCAACAGGGTGTTATCGGTCAACAGGTCGAACTTCTCCAGTCGGTCGATGATATCCAGATGGTACTTGTGATGGCTGAATACGACATCGTACTTGTCTTCCGCAACATGCAGATGCATACCGGACTTTGACTCGCGCATGGCTTGAGCCATCATCTTCAATCCCTCATCGGGGATGGTGAAGGGTGCATGACCGCCGATCATGCCGCGGACCAAAGGTCTGCTTTTTGCCGACATGGCGAAGCGCAGGTTCTCTGCAACGCCCGCCTCAACTTCATCCATGCCACCGTTTCGGTCCGTCACCTCATAACAGGTGGAACCGCGGACGCCTACTTCCTCCATGCCGTTGGCAATCGTATCGAGGCTGCCGCCGATATAATTGGGACTCGCATGGTGGTCGATGCAGGTAGTGGTTCCACTGGCGATTGCATCGATGGAACAAATCAGGGAGCTGTAATAACAAGCTTCCTCATCAAGTCCGCGATCAAGACGCCACCACCACTCCTTCAGCACCTGGATGAAATCCTCCTGGGGACCTGCTGAAATAAGCATGCCTCTGGAAAGCCCCGAATAGTAATGATGATGAGAACAGACATTGCCAGGGATGACGGTCTTGTTCCTTCCATCGATAACCTTATCAGCCTTCAGGCCTACAGAAGCATCCTTAGCCACCTTGGTGATGACATCATCGACGATGACGATGTCAACACCTTCGGTTACGGTAAAAGGGCTCTGGGTCTGCATGACTGTCGTATTGGTAATAACAGTAGTAGCCACAGCGTTCTCCTAAATTATGCTTCCACGTACCCGAGCAGGTAGCT contains the following coding sequences:
- a CDS encoding molybdopterin-dependent oxidoreductase Mo/Fe-S-binding subunit, translated to MNKIAFTVNGKNHTTTCEASEDLRSVLVRLGYTSVRDSDDREGFAGSDTIIYNDIPMYANLMLASQAEGATIRTAEGLGTSRSLNVVQQALIDAGVVQSAYNAPAAALLLTWLLERQSNPTKAQIDEVLSGIFIRDTGYEHYYLAVKLAVERMQTGSYKSEIAPSFRDELTYIGKPKGKVDGPQLVSGEPCFVEDRVLPGYYSMVVLRSPYAHAYITSIDTSEAEKMEGVIAIITHENCPDVFYMQAGQGNPEPSPHDRRLFNRKVRHVGDRVAAIVAETDEQARAARSAIKVEYEVLKPVLTVEQAMAEGAPLIHNGIVEYRAGAPKDLDEYNKTADPRDGKVIYQFPLHGDIHHNVASAAHGHIGDVEKGFKEADVVVERTYQTSQIQCTPLEPHICYAKIDGGRLVMHASTQVPYHVRRIVAWVCQIPENKIRVIKERVGGGYGSKQDILVEDLVGYATWITGKPVLYRNTREEEFIANSTRHPMRVTVKMGGKKDGSITAVYMDVRANTGPYGNHCLTVPMNACSKTLPLLKVDNMKFDVITYYTNIAPTGAYQGYGAPKGSYALMMCMAELADQLGVDYYEMAMKNKVEPGYMLEILKGLGEGREGTVVPVGSCGLDEALVRGARMIQWGKKEKSSDPDWKIGKGFAMIQQGSGLPGLDHSNAWAKLLTDGTFQIFSGGADLGTGLDTISAKMISEAFCVPLDKVTVTSGDTDSCTFDTGAYASSGTYFSGGASYKAAQDLKKNLLDEAAYQMQENAEDLVVRAPGEVYSTKTGKTLSYAKLSHDALTGTGRGQVMGKASFTTNHNSIPYGAHFAQVAVNVRTGQIKVQKFYALQDAGTPINPELALCQMYGAALKSIGHTLYEQMILDENGVCLNPTLGDYGVPMISEKPEDFKAILIDINDEAGPYGAKSISEIATNGAAPAIAIAIHDAVGVWMRNWPFTPEKILKEMGRI
- a CDS encoding FAD binding domain-containing protein codes for the protein MIQEFLIATDTEDALRLKRNKAKSVWYAGGTEINRLNSGVEAKIAISLAKLDLNTITDEGSTIRIGSMVTFQQLIESDLVPQWLKDAALTCGSFTRRNMATIGGNLSLMSDHSYLCAALLASRCRLLTANLTEGGAYSEDNIPIREYHTYHQQFSGTLLLAVSLSKDVRFVASKRYATSVQNRSAVHVGFGATLNSEQVIDHVRVFAAVHGSGVQRLSDVENAIENGELTSRSDVQLAVQHAVKAIDDSVGSAEYKRYIASEGIGQLFADFLKGGAK
- a CDS encoding 8-oxoguanine deaminase, translated to MSSSLLLKNIYCLQPTFDGPQYHGADLLIVGNKVEAIAPNGNLQATGKVRTIDCSKHVVIPGLVNTHHHFYQTLTRNHPAVQNAKLFDWLKFLYEVWKYVDEDAVYHSSLLAMAELMKTGCTLTTDHHYLYPRSFKGDLMGLQFEAADTLGMRFSPTRGSMSLSKKDGGLPPDSVVQTEDEILRDSERCIKTYHDGAPDAMHKIALAPCSPFSVTKSLMKDTATLARQYGVRLHTHLCETYDEADFCQQMYGMRPVALMQECGLIGEDVWYAHGIHFNDEELKILQQTKTHIAHCPSSNMRLGSGICRVKEMLEMGINVAVAVDGSASNDSSDMLAEVRQTMLLQRVRYGSDALTASQAFSMASENGAKLLNFGKVGRLEKGWAADLAIFDVSTLPYAGSQSDPVASLLFCGTNHNTDYTIINGKVVVDHGQLVGYDEQELAQKANAISKRMMEQAGRGEVV